Proteins from a single region of Allocatelliglobosispora scoriae:
- a CDS encoding sigma-70 family RNA polymerase sigma factor → MIANDCRPARAATLEELYRTNAGSLYAYSLKLTLGDVSRAEDLVQETMMRAWEHIDELDVTRSAARPWLFTVARRLMIDNLRARAARPVEVGGEHLDGWSAVHDDTEAALTRMTVRSVMAELPGHHRDVLAHLYLAERTTEETAQALGIPAGTVKSRAHHALRRARRAL, encoded by the coding sequence ATGATTGCCAACGACTGCCGCCCCGCCCGCGCCGCGACGCTGGAGGAGCTCTACCGGACCAACGCGGGCTCGCTCTACGCGTACTCGCTGAAGCTGACCCTCGGCGACGTGTCGCGCGCGGAGGACCTGGTCCAGGAGACGATGATGCGGGCCTGGGAGCACATCGACGAGCTCGACGTGACCCGTTCCGCGGCCCGGCCGTGGCTGTTCACCGTCGCCCGCCGCCTCATGATCGACAACTTGCGTGCCCGCGCGGCCCGTCCCGTCGAGGTCGGCGGCGAGCACCTCGACGGCTGGTCGGCGGTGCACGACGACACCGAGGCCGCGCTCACCCGGATGACGGTCCGCAGCGTCATGGCGGAGCTGCCGGGCCACCACCGTGACGTGCTCGCCCATCTCTACCTCGCCGAGCGCACCACCGAGGAGACCGCGCAGGCGCTCGGCATCCCGGCGGGAACGGTCAAGTCCCGGGCGCACCACGCCCTGCGCCGGGCCCGCCGGGCGCTGTAG
- a CDS encoding alpha/beta hydrolase family protein yields the protein MTIMIEGTWIGRTPAGTVIARPAGDHLAVDRPALGEFRQAYPLRLDDGAPVVDGVTLTRMADAADAVTAACGWYGRDRDILLAQVAEAYWGEPMVLVGAGSWAQRAYPVAPDRLLADDGTEIVLQDGTLGLPTGPIARALREERVAFTAGAAELAGTVVWPDGPGPHPAAVFVHGAAGGQRDFCRLFVAPLLAAGVAVLIYDKPGHGASGGPADPSIYDQADAASAALDHLLTMPQVDPARVGLSGFSNGMWSVPIVAARRADVAFVVGAGSPGVSMAASEVHRRTKTLRDAGVSEATAAAAGRAWANLFAIVAAGQSTSETLGGLEEALAALGAATDLDRYEVPVFAQDNPMLSPIPPLMPASDLAAMASAAHDPQLGHDPAADYRAIGCPVFLQYGSDDTSVPVDESVARIEQACHEAGVPAWIEVYPGLEHMLNVLPGGVTGLSREDVMYQFHGFSFGPDLTAWLRQLLGLGAPAA from the coding sequence ATGACGATCATGATTGAAGGCACCTGGATCGGCCGGACACCCGCCGGCACCGTCATCGCCCGGCCCGCCGGTGACCACCTCGCCGTCGACCGCCCCGCGCTGGGCGAGTTCCGCCAGGCCTACCCGCTGCGGCTCGACGACGGGGCGCCGGTCGTCGACGGGGTGACCCTGACCCGGATGGCCGACGCCGCCGACGCCGTCACCGCAGCCTGCGGGTGGTACGGCAGGGATCGCGACATCCTGCTGGCCCAGGTCGCCGAGGCCTACTGGGGCGAGCCGATGGTCCTGGTCGGCGCGGGCAGCTGGGCGCAGCGGGCATATCCGGTGGCGCCGGACCGGCTGCTCGCCGACGACGGCACCGAGATCGTCCTGCAGGACGGCACGCTGGGGCTGCCGACGGGGCCGATCGCCCGGGCGCTGCGCGAGGAGCGGGTCGCCTTCACCGCCGGTGCCGCGGAGCTGGCCGGCACGGTGGTCTGGCCGGACGGACCGGGGCCGCACCCGGCCGCCGTCTTCGTGCACGGCGCCGCCGGCGGGCAGCGCGACTTCTGCCGCCTGTTCGTCGCGCCGCTGCTCGCCGCGGGGGTCGCCGTCCTGATCTATGACAAGCCCGGGCACGGCGCCTCCGGCGGACCGGCCGATCCCTCCATCTACGACCAGGCCGATGCCGCCTCGGCCGCGCTGGACCACCTGCTGACGATGCCGCAGGTGGACCCGGCGCGGGTCGGGCTCAGCGGGTTCAGCAACGGCATGTGGTCCGTGCCGATCGTCGCGGCGAGGCGCGCTGACGTCGCCTTCGTCGTGGGGGCCGGGTCGCCCGGGGTGTCGATGGCCGCGTCCGAGGTGCACCGCCGCACCAAGACCCTGCGCGACGCCGGTGTCTCCGAGGCGACGGCGGCAGCCGCCGGGCGGGCCTGGGCCAACCTGTTCGCCATCGTCGCCGCGGGTCAGTCCACGTCGGAGACGTTGGGCGGCCTGGAGGAGGCGCTCGCCGCACTCGGCGCCGCCACCGACCTCGACCGTTACGAGGTGCCGGTCTTCGCGCAGGACAACCCGATGCTCTCGCCGATCCCGCCGCTGATGCCCGCGTCGGACCTGGCCGCCATGGCGAGCGCCGCGCACGATCCCCAGCTCGGCCACGACCCGGCGGCCGACTACCGCGCCATCGGCTGCCCGGTGTTCCTGCAGTACGGCTCCGACGACACCAGCGTGCCCGTGGACGAGTCGGTCGCGCGGATCGAGCAGGCCTGCCACGAAGCGGGCGTACCCGCCTGGATCGAGGTCTATCCGGGGTTGGAGCACATGCTCAACGTGCTGCCGGGCGGGGTCACCGGACTGTCCCGTGAGGACGTCATGTACCAGTTCCACGGCTTCAGCTTCGGTCCCGACCTGACGGCCTGGCTGCGGCAGCTGCTAGGGCTGGGCGCCCCGGCCGCGTAG
- a CDS encoding alpha/beta fold hydrolase: MPDVISESFDVGDGVVQAATCGQARPGVPTVVIVPGLGAVGSMDRIQAATARWTRCVVLDLPGFHQRGPDSCAPNVAAVADWTAAWLARYATDPVVLVGHSTGGQAMLRAALTAPAAVGSLVLAGVTFDPGARTPMGLIGTLSRTLGHDPLSALGAIAADFGRAGLVALAAFARSGLADPPERLIGRVRCPVVVVSGEHDYLSTPPWGRRLAALARQGSSFTLPGAHAFPHSLPEEFSLLLAEAAALCPTGPQRDRSHDRTPVLTV, encoded by the coding sequence TCAGCGAGTCGTTCGACGTCGGCGACGGTGTCGTCCAGGCCGCGACCTGCGGGCAGGCCCGACCGGGGGTGCCGACCGTGGTGATCGTCCCGGGCCTCGGCGCCGTCGGCTCGATGGACCGGATCCAGGCCGCCACGGCGCGCTGGACCAGGTGCGTGGTGCTGGACCTGCCCGGGTTCCACCAGCGGGGCCCGGACAGCTGCGCGCCGAACGTCGCCGCCGTCGCCGACTGGACCGCCGCCTGGCTGGCCCGGTATGCCACCGACCCGGTGGTCCTGGTCGGACACTCGACCGGCGGGCAGGCGATGCTGCGGGCCGCCCTGACGGCACCGGCCGCGGTGGGGTCCCTGGTGCTCGCCGGTGTCACCTTCGACCCCGGTGCGCGTACCCCCATGGGGTTGATCGGGACGCTGAGCCGGACCCTCGGCCATGACCCGCTCTCGGCCCTGGGCGCGATCGCCGCCGACTTCGGGCGGGCGGGGCTGGTCGCGCTGGCGGCCTTCGCCCGCAGCGGCCTCGCCGACCCGCCGGAGCGGCTCATCGGCCGCGTCCGCTGCCCGGTGGTCGTCGTGAGCGGCGAGCACGACTACCTGTCGACGCCGCCGTGGGGGCGCCGACTGGCCGCGCTCGCGCGCCAGGGCAGTTCGTTCACCCTGCCGGGCGCGCATGCCTTCCCGCACTCGCTGCCAGAGGAGTTCTCCCTGCTCCTGGCCGAGGCGGCTGCGCTGTGCCCGACGGGACCGCAGCGGGACCGCAGCCACGACCGGACGCCGGTCCTCACCGTCTGA
- a CDS encoding substrate-binding domain-containing protein — MRGALRRRLWLLAALFVALVSAGALAWWTLFLSGQDRAAADNWSSIASAPAAFASLLLGVLAIMVRQGLRSGRTDEPSPVEALRDLVRVAWAAEVVSQQVFLPRPLRLRWRSATAPGVQAGIAAPSDSGDGAVSGSLGPEPDLGRQAAWQLVRAFEDGGLRQLVVLGEAGAGKSTLAHLFVVASVADAGADSAVAVLLPIAAWVPAESDGRGLGDTIEEWIAARIRDDHPQITPDQADWLVRHHQVIAVLDGLDELPVPLQGRALGHLERAAAAGLRMVVTCRSQEYAAIVAAVGVLPQAVIVEVEPVSLDDAVAYLTEREAVGSSRWQALTATMTADPGGALAQALSTPLMISLTRQVYQRPGTDPGELAALSTGNEIHQRILGRFLPAVYGDRSPVVARWLAHLVPRLQAFPRDPHLAWWRLAKSLPKPLLAILVAVQMLVLSMLLCFGIDAAFTATPEPGSALLAGAVYGTLLGLVAGLQTARAVHAQDEPPRRLPRLRAGLRAVRDVYFVAGALSVISALVLLVGLWLDEDYARQASISIAYLLSGPGHVDRDVVLSILLTVIGVITVLMTASWLGGGQPGIPHRTAPRLRSLPRQLAAGLGIGLLLGLPWAAAGELTAAGVINVFEADVGRGVAAGAAVYVGILVGLVRWLRAPVPPQELLTPDAALRSDRTALLLATVGGAATAALITAAMYRIYGGSWSHPAACLLVGAASGLLVFYGSGSAWLAFTTARIWLAVCRRLPARLPRFLRHAHAAGVLRHAGAFYQVRHELIRAYLPVESRSARSDRSASRLRSALSAGAVRRWAPLIAGAVALSMLPVTAIGIDPRPGTGVLRLLVSGGTAAGLQSILRDADLATGVHVVVSELSTVGIAESVASGDIGRYDALLVASRHAFTPPSLAQAPSVSTARSPIVVGVRPAVAARLGWNAKTPTWSEIGAAMADGSLALGMSNPSTSLEGTLSLASVAAPAGGTAVTAQQELLRRLALGRGVAPSTRSLADRYFDPVGLPVDGLVGYESSLVTANLTHRDREQLALVYPADGSIVADFPLILLNPDSVVRRNYHALAAYLLRPATQVEAMSRTYRRPAVPGLTGLSWAADDGLLTTAAFPQPVVINDLLARFRAARLPANTIYVVDTSGSMNENGRLRSAVGALASVPFGSADRIVLLPFAGTVAQPRSFDLAQAGPSAVEAFRQELSRLVPRGNTATYDALTTAYDIAEALRAEAPDRTTSIVLITDGVPSTGRTFTQFRSSYQLRHLSGDIPTFTVYLGGPAPRELRDLAALTFGQTFDSPAGATAEVLSRIRGW; from the coding sequence ATGCGGGGGGCACTCCGGCGGCGGCTCTGGCTGCTCGCGGCGCTGTTCGTCGCGCTGGTCTCGGCGGGCGCCCTGGCCTGGTGGACCCTGTTCCTGAGCGGGCAGGACCGCGCCGCCGCCGACAACTGGTCGAGCATCGCCTCCGCTCCGGCGGCCTTCGCCAGCCTCCTGCTGGGCGTGCTGGCGATCATGGTGCGACAGGGACTGCGTTCGGGCCGGACCGATGAGCCGTCACCGGTCGAGGCGCTCCGCGACCTCGTTCGCGTGGCCTGGGCGGCCGAGGTGGTGTCCCAGCAGGTCTTCCTGCCGCGCCCGCTGCGGCTGCGCTGGCGATCGGCGACAGCGCCCGGCGTCCAGGCGGGCATCGCCGCGCCGTCCGACTCGGGTGACGGCGCGGTCAGCGGCTCGCTCGGCCCCGAGCCGGACCTCGGCCGGCAGGCGGCCTGGCAGCTCGTGCGCGCCTTCGAGGACGGGGGACTGCGGCAGCTGGTCGTGCTCGGCGAGGCCGGTGCCGGCAAGAGCACCCTGGCGCACCTGTTCGTGGTCGCCTCCGTGGCCGACGCCGGAGCCGACTCGGCCGTCGCGGTGCTGCTGCCGATAGCGGCGTGGGTGCCGGCCGAGTCCGATGGCCGGGGCCTGGGCGACACCATCGAGGAGTGGATCGCGGCACGGATCCGCGACGACCATCCGCAGATCACCCCCGATCAAGCCGACTGGCTGGTCCGGCACCACCAGGTCATCGCGGTCCTGGACGGGCTGGACGAGCTGCCGGTGCCGCTGCAGGGCAGGGCGCTGGGCCACCTGGAGCGGGCCGCCGCCGCCGGGCTGCGCATGGTGGTGACGTGCCGCAGCCAGGAGTACGCCGCGATCGTCGCGGCCGTGGGCGTCCTGCCGCAGGCGGTGATCGTCGAGGTCGAGCCGGTGTCGCTCGACGACGCCGTCGCCTACCTCACCGAGCGCGAGGCCGTCGGCAGTTCCCGGTGGCAGGCGCTGACCGCGACGATGACCGCCGATCCCGGCGGAGCGCTGGCCCAGGCCCTCTCCACCCCGCTGATGATCTCGCTGACCAGGCAGGTCTATCAGCGGCCCGGCACCGATCCCGGCGAACTGGCCGCGCTGAGCACCGGGAACGAGATCCACCAGCGGATCCTGGGCAGGTTCCTCCCGGCCGTCTACGGCGACCGCTCGCCGGTGGTCGCGAGGTGGCTCGCCCACCTGGTCCCGCGGTTGCAGGCCTTTCCGCGAGATCCCCACCTGGCCTGGTGGCGGCTGGCGAAATCGTTGCCCAAACCGCTGCTCGCCATCCTGGTGGCGGTGCAGATGCTGGTCCTGAGCATGCTGCTGTGCTTCGGCATCGACGCGGCTTTCACCGCCACCCCCGAACCGGGGTCGGCGCTGCTGGCCGGAGCCGTCTACGGCACGCTCCTCGGACTCGTCGCCGGGCTGCAGACGGCCCGCGCGGTGCATGCTCAGGACGAGCCGCCGCGGCGGCTGCCGCGCCTGCGGGCCGGCCTGCGAGCGGTCCGGGACGTCTACTTCGTCGCCGGTGCGCTGTCGGTGATCAGTGCGCTGGTGCTGCTCGTCGGGCTCTGGCTGGATGAGGACTACGCGCGCCAGGCGAGCATCTCCATCGCCTATCTCCTCAGCGGACCCGGACATGTGGACCGCGATGTCGTCCTGTCCATCCTGCTCACCGTGATCGGTGTGATCACGGTGCTGATGACGGCGAGCTGGCTCGGCGGCGGCCAGCCGGGCATCCCGCACCGCACCGCACCCCGGCTGCGCAGCCTGCCCCGGCAACTCGCCGCCGGACTGGGGATCGGACTGCTGCTGGGGCTGCCGTGGGCCGCGGCAGGCGAGCTCACCGCCGCCGGTGTGATCAACGTGTTCGAGGCGGACGTCGGTCGGGGAGTCGCCGCCGGAGCCGCCGTCTACGTCGGAATCCTGGTCGGGCTGGTGCGGTGGCTGCGAGCTCCGGTGCCGCCGCAGGAGCTCCTCACCCCGGACGCCGCCCTGCGCAGCGACCGGACCGCACTGCTGCTCGCCACCGTCGGCGGGGCCGCCACCGCCGCCCTGATCACCGCGGCCATGTACCGCATCTACGGCGGATCATGGAGCCACCCCGCTGCGTGTCTCCTCGTCGGAGCGGCGAGCGGGCTGCTCGTCTTCTACGGCTCCGGCTCGGCCTGGCTCGCCTTCACCACCGCGCGGATCTGGCTGGCGGTGTGCCGACGCCTGCCCGCACGCCTGCCGAGGTTCCTGCGGCACGCCCACGCCGCGGGGGTCCTGCGCCATGCCGGAGCGTTCTACCAGGTCCGACACGAGCTGATCCGTGCCTACCTGCCCGTCGAGAGCCGGTCCGCTCGATCGGACCGCTCCGCATCACGGCTGCGCAGCGCCCTGTCCGCCGGTGCCGTACGCAGATGGGCACCGCTGATCGCCGGTGCGGTGGCGCTGAGCATGCTGCCGGTGACGGCCATCGGCATCGACCCGCGACCGGGCACCGGAGTCCTCCGCCTGCTCGTCAGCGGCGGCACCGCGGCGGGACTGCAGTCGATCCTCCGAGACGCGGATCTGGCCACCGGCGTACACGTGGTGGTCAGCGAACTCAGCACCGTCGGCATCGCCGAGTCGGTCGCCAGCGGCGACATCGGGCGCTACGACGCGCTGCTCGTCGCCTCCCGGCACGCCTTCACCCCGCCGTCCCTGGCCCAGGCGCCGTCGGTGTCCACAGCCAGATCGCCGATCGTCGTCGGGGTCCGCCCCGCGGTGGCGGCACGGTTGGGCTGGAATGCGAAGACCCCCACCTGGTCCGAGATCGGTGCCGCGATGGCGGACGGCAGCCTCGCCCTGGGGATGTCCAATCCGAGCACGTCCCTCGAGGGGACGCTGAGCCTGGCCTCGGTCGCCGCGCCGGCGGGCGGGACGGCCGTCACCGCGCAGCAGGAGCTCCTGCGCCGACTCGCTCTCGGCCGGGGAGTGGCGCCCTCGACGCGGTCCCTCGCCGACCGGTATTTCGACCCCGTCGGGCTGCCGGTGGACGGCCTCGTCGGGTACGAGTCCTCGCTCGTCACGGCCAATCTGACCCACCGCGACCGTGAGCAGCTCGCGCTGGTCTATCCCGCCGACGGGTCGATCGTCGCCGACTTCCCCCTGATCCTGCTCAACCCCGACTCCGTCGTCAGGCGCAACTACCACGCGCTCGCGGCCTACCTGCTGCGACCGGCGACCCAGGTCGAAGCCATGAGCCGGACCTACCGTCGGCCGGCGGTCCCCGGCCTGACCGGTCTCTCCTGGGCCGCCGACGACGGGCTGCTGACCACGGCGGCCTTTCCGCAGCCCGTGGTCATCAACGACCTGCTGGCCCGGTTCCGAGCCGCCCGGCTGCCGGCCAACACGATCTATGTCGTCGACACGTCGGGCTCGATGAACGAGAACGGCCGGCTCCGGTCCGCCGTCGGCGCGCTCGCCTCGGTCCCCTTCGGATCCGCCGACAGGATCGTGCTCCTGCCGTTCGCCGGCACCGTGGCACAACCCCGCTCCTTCGACCTGGCACAGGCCGGTCCGAGCGCCGTCGAGGCCTTCCGGCAGGAGCTCTCCAGGCTTGTCCCCCGGGGCAACACCGCCACCTACGACGCCCTGACCACCGCTTACGACATCGCGGAAGCGCTGCGCGCCGAGGCACCGGACCGGACCACCTCGATCGTGCTCATCACCGACGGAGTGCCGAGCACCGGCCGCACCTTCACCCAGTTCCGCAGCTCCTACCAGCTCCGCCACCTCAGCGGCGACATCCCCACCTTCACCGTCTACCTCGGCGGACCGGCGCCGCGGGAGCTGCGGGACCTCGCGGCTCTCACCTTCGGCCAGACCTTCGACAGCCCCGCCGGTGCGACGGCCGAGGTGCTCAGCCGGATCCGGGGTTGGTGA
- a CDS encoding TetR/AcrR family transcriptional regulator, with product MVGEAAPTRRRGAALEQAILRAAADELVESGYAGLTIDRVAQRAGTNKNAIYRRWPHRAALAVAAYRQLAVATAQPPDTGDLRGDTLALLRLANSTWTSPIGAILRSLLAGVADDPELLTLIQERAGDAGSGMWLTVLGRAVARGELRPEALHPRVATVPIALLRNEYVARGTPTVSDDVLVEIIDEVYLPLLRGRGAQP from the coding sequence ATGGTTGGCGAGGCGGCACCGACGAGGCGGCGCGGGGCGGCGCTGGAGCAGGCGATCCTGCGGGCGGCGGCAGACGAGCTGGTCGAATCGGGCTACGCGGGCCTGACGATCGACCGGGTCGCCCAGCGCGCCGGGACCAACAAGAACGCGATCTACCGCCGCTGGCCGCACCGGGCCGCGCTCGCCGTGGCGGCGTACCGGCAGCTGGCGGTCGCCACCGCGCAGCCGCCGGACACCGGTGACCTGCGCGGCGACACGCTGGCCCTGCTCCGCCTCGCCAACAGCACCTGGACCTCGCCCATCGGTGCGATCCTGCGCAGCCTGCTGGCCGGCGTCGCCGACGACCCCGAGCTCCTGACGCTCATCCAGGAACGGGCCGGCGACGCCGGGTCCGGCATGTGGCTGACGGTGCTGGGCCGGGCCGTGGCCCGGGGGGAGCTCCGCCCCGAAGCCCTGCACCCGAGGGTCGCCACGGTCCCCATCGCCCTGCTGCGCAACGAGTACGTGGCGCGCGGCACGCCCACGGTCTCCGACGACGTGCTCGTCGAGATCATCGACGAGGTTTACCTGCCGCTGCTACGCGGCCGGGGCGCCCAGCCCTAG
- a CDS encoding winged helix-turn-helix transcriptional regulator produces MPEELNPAMFDPVCPSGAMPFQIGDKWTAMIVICLEHGPRRFGELRVPLRAVTPKVLTETLRAMERDGLVTRTAYAENPPRVEYALTDLGRTLLTLIEAARQWSRAHLPELLAAREAHGRPTAP; encoded by the coding sequence ATGCCCGAGGAGCTGAATCCCGCGATGTTCGATCCGGTGTGCCCGTCCGGCGCGATGCCGTTCCAGATCGGTGACAAGTGGACGGCGATGATCGTGATCTGCCTCGAGCACGGTCCCCGGCGGTTCGGCGAGCTCAGGGTTCCGCTGCGTGCCGTGACGCCGAAGGTGCTCACCGAGACGCTGCGGGCGATGGAGCGCGACGGCCTGGTGACCCGCACCGCGTACGCCGAGAACCCGCCCCGGGTCGAGTACGCGCTGACGGACCTGGGGCGGACCCTGCTGACGCTCATCGAGGCCGCCCGGCAGTGGAGCCGCGCCCACCTCCCGGAGCTGCTCGCGGCCCGCGAAGCCCACGGCCGACCCACCGCGCCATAG
- a CDS encoding toll/interleukin-1 receptor domain-containing protein — protein sequence MTGHVFISYSHAHDGPYVEKLTAYLVSAGVPVWYDKEIISGTRWHEVIKEQIDTCSVLIVVMSPAAEESQWVNRELNQAELRGKPILPLLLRGDRFFRLSDVQYDDVEGGRMPSDEYLRLLPRNAPPPGTELPTPAVVGEAADELGGSPSSALPPPAVAQRRSVWPWVGRGLLWLGVLFFTCGEGVAIHATVTDSWPERTGALFGNLFYAIPFVALLGFTLFDLRRIRHRRRTRQG from the coding sequence GTGACCGGCCACGTGTTCATCAGCTACAGCCACGCACATGATGGTCCGTACGTGGAGAAACTGACCGCCTACCTCGTCAGCGCGGGCGTGCCCGTCTGGTACGACAAGGAGATCATCTCCGGCACGCGCTGGCATGAGGTGATCAAGGAGCAGATCGACACCTGCAGCGTCCTGATCGTGGTGATGAGCCCCGCCGCTGAGGAGTCACAGTGGGTGAATCGGGAGCTCAACCAGGCCGAGCTGCGAGGCAAGCCGATACTGCCGCTGCTCCTGCGGGGTGACCGGTTCTTCCGCCTCAGCGATGTGCAGTACGACGACGTCGAGGGCGGGCGCATGCCGTCCGACGAGTACCTGCGGCTGCTCCCCCGGAACGCGCCCCCGCCCGGCACCGAGCTGCCGACACCAGCCGTGGTCGGCGAAGCAGCAGACGAGCTCGGCGGTTCGCCGTCGTCGGCCCTCCCACCGCCCGCCGTCGCGCAGCGGAGATCCGTGTGGCCGTGGGTCGGCCGCGGCCTGCTCTGGCTCGGCGTGCTCTTCTTCACGTGCGGGGAGGGCGTGGCGATCCACGCCACTGTCACCGACAGCTGGCCGGAACGGACCGGCGCCCTGTTCGGCAACCTCTTCTACGCCATTCCGTTCGTGGCGCTGCTCGGCTTCACGCTCTTCGACCTCCGGCGAATCCGGCACCGGCGCCGGACCCGTCAAGGATGA
- a CDS encoding NAD(P)-dependent oxidoreductase, with product MSSIAIFGAGGRAGRAVTAEARHRGHLVTAIVRDPAAHSGLQAQGVRVQRGDVTDPDLRLDGHDAVVNAVSPASGPEALANLGQLDERFFVTAADALRQAMARAGVPRLIVIGLFANLRDGTGGLVLDDPAAFPRELRSFALAHTAGLERLRTVETEVDWLMLTPPAGLDPAGQRTGRYRIGGDTASGSTLSYADLAVAIVDEIETPRHHRTRVSIFD from the coding sequence ATGAGCAGCATCGCGATCTTTGGAGCAGGCGGCCGGGCCGGGCGGGCGGTCACCGCCGAGGCACGCCACCGCGGGCACCTGGTCACCGCCATCGTGCGGGACCCGGCCGCGCACAGCGGTCTGCAAGCCCAGGGGGTACGCGTCCAGCGGGGCGACGTCACCGATCCGGACCTGCGCCTGGACGGCCATGACGCCGTCGTCAACGCGGTCAGCCCCGCCTCGGGACCGGAGGCACTCGCCAACCTCGGACAGCTCGACGAGCGGTTCTTCGTCACGGCGGCCGATGCGCTCCGCCAGGCGATGGCGCGGGCGGGCGTACCCCGGCTGATCGTCATCGGCCTCTTCGCCAACCTGCGGGACGGCACCGGCGGGCTCGTGCTCGACGATCCGGCCGCCTTCCCCCGCGAGCTGCGGTCCTTCGCGCTGGCGCACACCGCCGGCCTGGAGCGGCTCCGCACCGTCGAGACCGAGGTAGACTGGCTCATGCTCACTCCCCCGGCGGGGCTGGACCCGGCCGGGCAGCGGACCGGCCGCTACCGCATCGGCGGCGACACCGCGTCCGGATCGACGCTCTCCTACGCCGACCTGGCGGTCGCGATCGTCGACGAGATCGAGACGCCGCGACACCACCGCACCCGCGTCTCCATCTTCGACTGA